A single genomic interval of Corylus avellana chromosome ca10, CavTom2PMs-1.0 harbors:
- the LOC132163123 gene encoding cation/H(+) antiporter 3-like, translating into MDMGMIKRNGRKTLFTGVASMLLPLLIGLSVEVKIGRLWLKKESYQLPYITIAHCITSFPVLALLLEDLKILNSELGRLSLSTTMICDMLSLLALVSSSLIRNYLVQGTMFSAIDLGAIIIYIVVLVYAIRPAMFWVIRQTPKGRPIRDVYIHIIMLMILGFSLLSNYFGESLLYGPFILGLAIPDGPPLGSTIVNKFNCFISDVFLPLYVTTCAMRTDLRLIKFDNSFMTFNGILIVLIFMAKMLGSLVPPLYAKMPLNDALALALLMSFKGVTQLEYYSFLNDIEVMTDQVFTLSCVCILVIAIFVPLLVKFLYHPSRRYAGYQKRDIMHCRANTELRILVCIHRPDNIAAVIKLLEVSCPSRERPLAVYVLHLIELIGRTSPIFISHQVQKKIVSNSSYSENVILAFNNFEQDNQGVVSVNIFTSISVLQSMHEDICILGLDKLTSLIVLPFHRKWSTNGTIESEDNTVRILNCNMLELAPCSIGILVDGGYLGHQMVSSQSLCSVAMFFLGGNDDQEALAFANRMANHSKIALTVVHFVASDTEGDTRLDKLFDNEILNHIKLNNVGNEYVIFQERIVKDGAQTALIVRGMMNEYDLIIVGRRHNVETSQTSGLAEWSEFPELGIMGDLLVSLNLNSTTSVFVVQQQQKKT; encoded by the exons ATGGATATGggaatgataaaaagaaatggaagaaaaaCCTTGTTTACTGGTGTTGCAAGCATGTTGTTGCCTTTGCTAATTGGGTTGTCAGTCGAAGTGAAAATTGGAAGGCTATGGTTGAAAAAAGAATCATATCAACTTCCATATATAACAATAGCACATTGTATAACTTCATTTCCAGTCCTTGCTTTGCTTCTGGAGGACCTCAAGATCCTAAATTCTGAACTTGGTCGATTAAGCCTATCTACAACAATGATATGCGACATGTTATCCTTGTTGGCTCTCGTTAGTAGCTCCTTAATTAGAAATTACCTGGTGCAAGGTACTATGTTCTCGGCTATAGATTTGGGAGCAATCATCATCTATATTGTTGTCCTTGTATATGCAATTCGACCAGCAATGTTTTGGGTAATCAGGCAAACACCGAAAGGCAGGCCTATTAGAGACGTATACATTCATATCATCATGCTAATGATCCTTGGATTCAGCTTGCTTTctaattattttggtgagaGTTTACTCTATGGACCTTTCATTCTCGGTTTGGCAATACCAGATGGACCGCCTTTAGGATCAACCATTGTCAACAAGTTCAACTGCTTCATTTCAGATGTGTTTCTGCCACTCTACGTGACTACTTGTGCTATGAGAACAGATTTGCGTTTAATCAAATTCGATAACAGTTTCATGACATTCAACGGAATCCtcattgttttgatttttatggCCAAAATGTTGGGTTCTTTGGTTCCTCCTTTGTACGCCAAAATGCCATTAAACGATGCTCTGGCACTCGCTCTCTTAATGAGTTTCAAAGGTGTAACCCAACTAGAATACTACTCATTTCTCAACGATATTGAG GTCATGACAGACCAAGTGTTCACTTTGTCATGTGTTTGCATCCTAGTGATTGCAATTTTCGTGCCACTCCTAGTGAAGTTCTTGTACCACCCTTCAAGAAGGTATGCAGGTTACCAGAAAAGAGATATTATGCATTGCAGAGCCAACACGGAGCTCCGAATCCTTGTTTGCATTCATAGGCCAGATAATATTGCTGCTGTAATCAAACTACTTGAAGTCTCGTGCCCATCTAGAGAAAGGCCTCTTGCTGTTTATGTGCTTCACCTTATCGAGTTAATTGGTCGAACATCTCCTATTTTTATTTCCCACCAAGTGCAGAAAAAGATTGTGTCCAATAGTTCATATTCTGAGAATGTTATTCTCGCCTTCAATAACTTTGAACAAGACAATCAAGGTGTTGTATCAGTAAACATCTTCACGTCAATCTCAGTACTACAATCCATGCATGAAGATATATGCATCCTTGGATTGGACAAACTTACATCCCTCATAGTACTCCCGTTCCACCGAAAATGGTCCACTAATGGTACTATTGAATCAGAGGACAATACCGTAAGAATCTTAAATTGCAATATGCTTGAACTAGCCCCCTGCTCTATTGGGATTCTTGTTGACGGTGGTTATTTAGGTCACCAAATGGTTTCATCACAATCATTATGTTCTGTTGCTATGTTCTTTTTAGGAGGTAATGATGATCAAGAGGCATTGGCTTTTGCCAATCGCATGGCCAATCACTCGAAAATTGCCCTGACTGTGGTTCACTTTGTTGCATCTGACACTGAAGGCGATACCCGCTTGGACAAATTGTTTGACAATGAGATactaaatcatattaaacttaaCAATGTGGGTAATGAATATGTGATATTTCAAGAGAGAATTGTGAAAGATGGGGCTCAAACAGCACTGATAGTTCGAGGTATGATGAATGAATATGACCTTATTATTGTTGGTAGACGGCATAACGTAGAGACTTCGCAGACATCCGGCCTTGCAGAATGGAGTGAATTTCCAGAGTTGGGAATTATGGGAGACTTGCTTGTCTCATTAAATCTTAACAGCACAACTTCTGTTTTTGTggtgcaacaacaacaaaagaagacCTAG